DNA sequence from the Fibrobacter sp. genome:
GGTGGCCTGGGGGGTAATTTTATCAACCCTGCGCTTGCAGGCCGCGCTTTTCTCATGGCATCTTATCCGGCTGCCATGACCAGTTTTACTGCGCCGAAACTCGGGACGATATCCGGATTAGACGGTATTACCAGCGCCACTCCTCTTGCTCACTTCAAGCTCTCAATGATGAACGGGTCTTTCCAGGCTCTCGATTTCCAGGATGCAATCTATAACCTGTTTACAGGGAATGTAGGAGGGTGTATCGGAGAGACATCCGCCATAGCGCTTCTGTTGGGAGCGATGATACTCTGGTACAAGAGAATTATCGGTTTTGCGATTCCTTTGTTCTATATCGGGACAGTCTTTGTTCTTTTCTGGCTTTTTAACGGAACAGGTGATCTCTTTACATCGGGAGCAATTATTGTCCCCACGTATCAGATACTTGCGGGTGGATTGCTGCTTGGGGCCTTTTTCATGGCAACAGACATGGTTACATCACCCATAACACCAAATGGAAAGATTGTATTTGGTATCGGCTGTGGTGTTTTGACCTTTGTGATACGCAAGTTCGGAGGATATCCTGAGGGAGTTTCTTATTCCATATTATTGATGAACCTGTTAGTCCCTCTTATTGAGAAGTATACACGTCCCAGGATTTACGGGAGGGTAAAGAAGTGAAAGATATTATTAAGCTTACTTTGGTAATTACAATCATATCTGTTATAGCGGCACTGATAATCGCTTTTACCTTTGTCAAAACAAAGGATACGATTGCAGCCGGGCAGAAACAGGCACAGGAGGAAGCGCTGAAGCTTGTGGTTCCTGAGGGTTTTGAAATCTCAGAGAAAACCGGCGATGATTCCTCAGTGCCTCAGCAGTACTGGGTTGCTGAAAAAGGTGATGAGGTTCTATATATTTTCAAGATTGCCAGCACCGGATATTCCAGCAATATCGTTTATCTGGTAAGTATTGATACCAACGGCGGTATTCAGGGAATGACTGTTACGGAACAGTCAGAAACTCCCGGACTTGGGACAAGGGTCCAGGAGGTGATTTCAAAGAAATACATCTGGAACGGGCTTTTTAGTGAAAAAGAAAAGGGAAACGCCTGGTTTACAGAGCAATTCAAGGGAATCAACATATATAATGATATTACCATTGATAAATCAATGGGAGAGTGGCATAAACTCGATGAGACATCAAAAGCCTCTCTGAGAGATAAAAACGGCATTACCGCTATAACAGGAGCAACAGTCTCGACCATTGCAGTTGCCAGGGGACTGGTTACCAAAGCAAGGGCATATCTACAAGCGATTCGGGGTTAGAAATGTTAAAAGGTGAATTGAAACGTGGATTATTGACTGAGAATCCGATTTTTGTTCTGGTTCTGGGCCTCTGCCCCTCGATGGCAACAAGTACATCGATTGAAAACGGCATAGGTATGGGCCTGGCGGCTACATTTGTGCTTGCCTGCTCAAATGTGATTATTTCACTTGTCCGGAAAATGATTCCTGACAAGGTAAGAATCCCCTGTTTTATAGTGATCATAGCCACATTTGTAACTGTAGTCCAGTTTCTGATGAAAGCGTATCTTCCGGCGCTGGATAAGCAGTTAGGCATTTTCGTTCCACTGATAGTGGTCAACTGTATTATCCTGGGAAGAGCGGAAGCATTCGCATCGAAAAGCAATGTTTTCCAGTCACTTATTGACGGAGTCGTGATCGGGCTTGGCTTTACACTGGCTCTCTTTATTCTGAGCTTTATCAGAGAATCGATCGGAAGCAACAAACTTCTGGGACTGAAGTTCTTACCCGGATATGAACCAATGACCATTTTTATACTGGCTCCGGGTGGCTTTTTCACAATCGCTCTGGTTATGGGTCTGATCCGCCACTTCAGTAACCGCAAGAGGAGTGCATAGTAATGGAATCGATTACCAGTCTTATTGGAATTTCGATCGGTGCTGTTCTGATTAACAACTTTGTTTTATCCCGTTTTCTGGGTCTGTGTCCTTTTTTCGGTGTATCAAAAAAGCTCTCCAGTGCCATAGGGATGGGAATGGCTGTGATATTTGTCATGGCCATGGCATCGAGTTTCACCTGGGTGATCAACAGCTATATTCTTGTGAAGTTCGGGGTAGATTATCTGCAAACCATTGTATTTATTCTGGTTATTGCGGCTCTGGTGCAGCTTGTTGAGATGGCGCTGCAGAAGTACTCCCCTGCCCTTTATGAGGCATTAGGGATATATCTGCCGCTTATTACCACCAACTGCGCAGTGCTTGGAGTAGCTATCATCAACACAGGAGTAAATCAATTGACAGGCAATCCGTACTCCTTTATTGAAAGCCTTGTAAACGGGGTGACATCAGGAGTAGGTTTTATGCTGGCTTTGATTTTAATGGCAGGCATAAGAGAGAAACTGGAACTGGCCAATGTTCCAAAGGCAATGGAGGGCTTGCCGATAACTTTCATTACAGCAGGCTTGATGGCGTTGGCATTTCTTGGTTTTGCAGGCCTGAATTTCTTTAAATCGTTCGGAGGATGAGCGTGGAGATATTATTACCGGTACTGATTGTAGGTTCTATCGGTTTGTTATTAGGAGCAGGTCTGGGAGTAGCCTCAAAAAAGCTTCATGTCTTTGTTGATGAGCGCATTTCCAGGATTCAGGAGGTTCTCCCAGGTGCAAACTGTGGAGCCTGCGGTTTTCCCGGCTGCAGCGGATTTGCCAAAGCCGTTGTAGAGGGTAAAGCAAATCCTTCCGGGTGTGTTCCCGGAGGTTCAAAAACTGCTCATCTTGTTGCTGATATCATGGGTGTAACTGCTACGACATCGGAACCGATGGTCGCAGTAGTGCATTGTAAAGGCGGTAAAAAAGAGGCTCTGGAAAGAGCTGTTTACAATGGTATCCAGGACTGCAATGCAGCAATAATGACCGGTAATGGATCAAAAGTCTGCCAGGATGGGTGTCTGGGGCTAGGAACTTGCGTCAGGGCGTGTCCTTTTGATGCATTACACATAACTGCAAACGGCGTTGCAGAAGTGGATGCAGAAAAGTGTACAGGTTGCGGTAACTGCGTAAAAGCCTGTCCCAGAAAGATAATCTCCATGGTTCCCAAAGCCCATCAGATCTTTCTTGCCTGTTCCAATCATGATAAAGGAGCAAAAGTCAAGAAATACTGCTCGGTGGGATGTACTGCATGCACGCTCTGTGTAAAGGCAACCCCTTCCGGAGCCATAAAAATGGAAAATAATCTTCCGGTTCTGGACTACTCTGCAAACGAGAACTTCATTACAGCTTGTTATAAATGCCCGTCGAAGTGTTTTACCGACAAGGTAAAGGTCCGTCCTGTCGCCAATATCGATACCAAATGTAATGGATGCGGGGATTGTGTTCCGGCTTGCCCTGTACCTGGAGCGATTACCGGTGAGAAAGATAAGCGTCACGTCATCGATAAGGAAAAATGTATAGGATGCGGGATCTGCCTCGATAAATGCGAACCCCACGCAATATCTCTCTGGGGTGCCACATCAATGCATAAAATCTCATCCAGAGATAAAGCCTGAAACCAGTGCTTCCGGCCTGAATATACTACCACAGGTATCCGGGAAAGTGCATGCTCTTGAGTCCCGAAACCCCGAAGTCAAGGGAATGCAAGCGTAACTCCTTAATATTCAAATACATAGGCTTACCAATAACTTGTACCATAAAATCATTGACACACTACCTGTTGTTGGGTATAATATAACTGGTCAGCATGAAACCATGTAACAGGAGGGTTACAATGCAGTTCCAGAAAGTGTCCTGTTCCCGGTGTGCGCAGTATCAAAATTGCCCTCAGAGAACAAGGATGTTTGTCAACTATTGCGGTTCTGACAGAAAGAGAGTCGAAAGTCTGATAAAAGAGGCTGTGATGGAATGCAGGGCACGCAAGGGTCACCTGTTTACCAGAGGCTTTCTTTTACAGATACAGAGTGGACTGATCCCAAAACCGGTAAATCTTTCATACACCTCCTGAGATTATTGCGCGAATTATCTCTCCATTATATTAATTTTAACCCCTGTAGGCAAAACCAGGTTTGTTTGCATTCATTTCTTCAGCCATACAGGGGTTTAATACTAAGCAGTGAAAAAATACAGGCTCCCGGGTTTTCTCTCGATTTACACATTTTTACTGTTCAGCGGCTGTGTAACCACCAGATCCAGCCTTGAGCAGTATGCTGTTGTTCAGGATGCACCATTTGTTGTAATAACTGAGGTTGATACCGCAACTGCAGAGATCGTTGAGGACACCTCCAGCACCATATCCGCTGCTCTTTCAGGGATGGTTGACAGTGCTGAAGTGCTCTGTGCTGAGGCGCGGTACGCTGAGGCGGATTCTATTCTTAAAGATGTTATCAGGATAGTCGGGAATAAGAATGCAGAGGCGGATTTTCCCGACAGCGAGTGTGTAAGCAGGATAGCAAAGATCTACGCAGAAGTAATGCCTCCTAACCTTCCGGTTCCTGAAGAGATCGCGATCATGGTATTCCAGCGTCAGATGTTCCGCTCCCTTGATTCCATCAAACTTCTGCCTTCTGATTCAATCGATCTGGAGAAGATAATCTGCCGCAAAGATATAGTTTATGATGTTCCAGTTGTCTGGAATGAACGTGTTCAGCGTGCTGTACATTATTACTTAAGCAGCAGAAAAACTACGATAAACAACTGGATCTCGCGCTCAGCTTTCTACCTTCCGTTTATGCAGAAGATGTTTGCAGACAGCGGGCTGCCATCTGATCTTGCATTTCTTCCTCTAATCGAGAGCGGATTCAATCCAAAGGCTTACTCTCGCGCGCACGCATCGGGAATCTGGCAATTTATCTCCTCTACCGGGAAAATTTATGGACTGAGGAATAATTACTGGTTAGATGAGCGGCGTGACCCAATAAAATCGACTGTGGCGGCAATCCGCTACCTTAAGAAGCTCTACAGGGACTTTGGTGACTGGCATCTTGCTCTGGCCGCATATAACTGCGGAGAAGGCGGTCTGAGGCGGGCCATGGTCAAGTGCAGTACAACTGATTACTGGTCTCTTACACTGCCATCTGAGACTATGAATTATGTACCGCTTTACCTGGCAGCACTCACCATAGCCAAAAACCCGGATTGTTTCGGATATGCAAAGAGCGTCATTGATACATTCTCTTTTGATACCGTTTCGGTAAATGAGTGTCTGGACATGAAAGAAATTGCCGAGGGAATCGGGGTACCTTTAGACACAATCATGAAGATAAACCCTCATATTCTGCACTGGTGTACCCCGCCTGACCTTTCGGATGTTTCTTTATACCTTCCCAGGGGATACAAGGAGAACTTTAAGACATTCCTTGCCAATTTCCCTGAGGAGAAAAAAGTGAAGTGGTACAGGTACACGATTCGCAGAGGAGACAACCTTGGTGCGATCGCACGTAAATTCGGAGTTCCAATTGAACCTATCAGAACAGTAAACAGGTTGAAGGGTAGTCGGATCGTGGCAGGGAAACATCTGTTCATACCCATTCCGGCCAAAGGAGCAGATGAGCAGGTTTTAAAGAAGCTTGAATATAAAGAAGATGAAGCAGAGAAGATAGTAGAATCAGCGGACAAGAATAAGATCAGATACAGGGTCAGGCAGGGCGATACTCTCTGGCGTCTTTCAGAGTTATTCAGTGTAACAGTAGAAGATATAAGAAGATGGAATAATCTCAGTGATGATACGGCGATCAGAGCAGGGCAGATCCTGACAATTTTCAGAACTTCAAAAAATGGTTCAGTTTCAGAGCCGGCTAGCGAAGACGGGATGTATGAGGTTAAACGTGGTGACACTCCTTCATCGATTGCCCGCCAGTTTAATATCAGCATCGACAAACTGATCGAGCTCAATGATCTGGATCCCCACAAGCCGGTCATTTTCGCAGGGAAGAAACTTGTGGTGGCAGAGAAGCAAGGATCCAGGCAGGTTCAGGGTCCACCGCCAGAGAACCCGCGGAAAGAAAGAGTTCCGGCAGATATAATAAGCGGGAACTATATCAGGTATCAGGTTTCAAAAGGGGACAATATTTACAGGATCTCCCAGAATTTTTCCATTCCGCTCGAGTCTTTATTATCAGCAAACAATCTCGATGAAAACGCCGTGATAAAAGCTGGAGACATACTACTTATTCCGGGACCCGGGGGCAATAAAAATGAGCGTAATGATGTGAAGCAGGTTTTATTTTACAGGGTCAAAGAGGGTGACAATCTCTGGCGGATAGCCACATCTCACGGTGTACCGGTTGAAAAGCTTTA
Encoded proteins:
- a CDS encoding RnfABCDGE type electron transport complex subunit D; protein product: GGLGGNFINPALAGRAFLMASYPAAMTSFTAPKLGTISGLDGITSATPLAHFKLSMMNGSFQALDFQDAIYNLFTGNVGGCIGETSAIALLLGAMILWYKRIIGFAIPLFYIGTVFVLFWLFNGTGDLFTSGAIIVPTYQILAGGLLLGAFFMATDMVTSPITPNGKIVFGIGCGVLTFVIRKFGGYPEGVSYSILLMNLLVPLIEKYTRPRIYGRVKK
- a CDS encoding RnfABCDGE type electron transport complex subunit A, coding for MESITSLIGISIGAVLINNFVLSRFLGLCPFFGVSKKLSSAIGMGMAVIFVMAMASSFTWVINSYILVKFGVDYLQTIVFILVIAALVQLVEMALQKYSPALYEALGIYLPLITTNCAVLGVAIINTGVNQLTGNPYSFIESLVNGVTSGVGFMLALILMAGIREKLELANVPKAMEGLPITFITAGLMALAFLGFAGLNFFKSFGG
- a CDS encoding FMN-binding protein yields the protein MKDIIKLTLVITIISVIAALIIAFTFVKTKDTIAAGQKQAQEEALKLVVPEGFEISEKTGDDSSVPQQYWVAEKGDEVLYIFKIASTGYSSNIVYLVSIDTNGGIQGMTVTEQSETPGLGTRVQEVISKKYIWNGLFSEKEKGNAWFTEQFKGINIYNDITIDKSMGEWHKLDETSKASLRDKNGITAITGATVSTIAVARGLVTKARAYLQAIRG
- a CDS encoding electron transport complex subunit E, which gives rise to MLKGELKRGLLTENPIFVLVLGLCPSMATSTSIENGIGMGLAATFVLACSNVIISLVRKMIPDKVRIPCFIVIIATFVTVVQFLMKAYLPALDKQLGIFVPLIVVNCIILGRAEAFASKSNVFQSLIDGVVIGLGFTLALFILSFIRESIGSNKLLGLKFLPGYEPMTIFILAPGGFFTIALVMGLIRHFSNRKRSA
- a CDS encoding LysM peptidoglycan-binding domain-containing protein; protein product: MKKYRLPGFLSIYTFLLFSGCVTTRSSLEQYAVVQDAPFVVITEVDTATAEIVEDTSSTISAALSGMVDSAEVLCAEARYAEADSILKDVIRIVGNKNAEADFPDSECVSRIAKIYAEVMPPNLPVPEEIAIMVFQRQMFRSLDSIKLLPSDSIDLEKIICRKDIVYDVPVVWNERVQRAVHYYLSSRKTTINNWISRSAFYLPFMQKMFADSGLPSDLAFLPLIESGFNPKAYSRAHASGIWQFISSTGKIYGLRNNYWLDERRDPIKSTVAAIRYLKKLYRDFGDWHLALAAYNCGEGGLRRAMVKCSTTDYWSLTLPSETMNYVPLYLAALTIAKNPDCFGYAKSVIDTFSFDTVSVNECLDMKEIAEGIGVPLDTIMKINPHILHWCTPPDLSDVSLYLPRGYKENFKTFLANFPEEKKVKWYRYTIRRGDNLGAIARKFGVPIEPIRTVNRLKGSRIVAGKHLFIPIPAKGADEQVLKKLEYKEDEAEKIVESADKNKIRYRVRQGDTLWRLSELFSVTVEDIRRWNNLSDDTAIRAGQILTIFRTSKNGSVSEPASEDGMYEVKRGDTPSSIARQFNISIDKLIELNDLDPHKPVIFAGKKLVVAEKQGSRQVQGPPPENPRKERVPADIISGNYIRYQVSKGDNIYRISQNFSIPLESLLSANNLDENAVIKAGDILLIPGPGGNKNERNDVKQVLFYRVKEGDNLWRIATSHGVPVEKLYEYNGLSPDSVLMPGDTIKIIKAGEK
- a CDS encoding RnfABCDGE type electron transport complex subunit B, coding for MSVEILLPVLIVGSIGLLLGAGLGVASKKLHVFVDERISRIQEVLPGANCGACGFPGCSGFAKAVVEGKANPSGCVPGGSKTAHLVADIMGVTATTSEPMVAVVHCKGGKKEALERAVYNGIQDCNAAIMTGNGSKVCQDGCLGLGTCVRACPFDALHITANGVAEVDAEKCTGCGNCVKACPRKIISMVPKAHQIFLACSNHDKGAKVKKYCSVGCTACTLCVKATPSGAIKMENNLPVLDYSANENFITACYKCPSKCFTDKVKVRPVANIDTKCNGCGDCVPACPVPGAITGEKDKRHVIDKEKCIGCGICLDKCEPHAISLWGATSMHKISSRDKA